One window from the genome of Oceanispirochaeta sp. M1 encodes:
- a CDS encoding MraY family glycosyltransferase, with translation MENNSLLLAFTATTLAFLLNLYITPYLIYLSRKKNWFDDAEDERKIHTGQISRLGGIGIIGSLIISGFVTCLVTAQLMKSSIIFRLSEHHNAWFILAGALIIYIIGLLDDFTDLKARVKLAGQIIASVLVVIGGAQIRAFSIPFTEITLQLGWFGPALTMLWLIGMTNAINLIDGMDGLSAGISSMACFIYGIAFFVNGQPMLSIISFTLLGSIMGYLFYNFPPAKIFMGDSGSLSLGFILALLPLLGAPESGDSLIMPVVMLAIPITDVLAAMLRRKRKGQHFFEPDKEHMHHKLLDLDLDARQVLSLVVGLQILSGFAILIFGFVEGPLRYLPVLIALCLVASLFLYLHWDRHYKKK, from the coding sequence ATGGAAAATAACAGTCTTCTTCTAGCATTCACCGCCACTACCCTGGCTTTCTTACTTAATCTGTATATTACACCCTACCTTATATATCTATCCCGCAAAAAGAATTGGTTTGATGATGCCGAGGATGAACGCAAAATTCATACGGGCCAGATATCCCGTCTGGGTGGAATAGGGATCATAGGATCACTTATCATATCCGGGTTTGTTACCTGTCTGGTAACAGCGCAGCTGATGAAGTCTTCCATTATCTTCAGACTGTCTGAACATCATAATGCCTGGTTTATACTCGCAGGCGCCCTGATTATCTATATTATAGGTCTGCTGGATGATTTTACGGATCTGAAGGCCAGAGTCAAACTGGCGGGTCAGATTATTGCTTCTGTTCTGGTGGTCATCGGCGGAGCCCAGATAAGGGCCTTCTCCATACCCTTTACAGAAATAACCCTGCAGCTGGGCTGGTTCGGCCCGGCTCTGACCATGCTTTGGCTCATAGGAATGACCAATGCCATCAACCTGATTGACGGAATGGACGGACTCTCTGCGGGGATCTCTTCCATGGCCTGTTTCATCTATGGAATAGCTTTTTTTGTAAATGGACAGCCTATGCTCTCCATTATCAGCTTTACCCTCCTGGGTTCTATAATGGGATACCTTTTCTACAACTTCCCCCCTGCCAAAATATTTATGGGAGATTCCGGAAGCCTGAGTCTGGGGTTTATCCTGGCCCTTCTTCCCCTATTGGGAGCTCCTGAATCGGGAGACAGCCTGATTATGCCCGTTGTGATGCTGGCCATTCCTATTACGGATGTACTGGCAGCCATGTTGCGGCGTAAGAGAAAGGGACAACACTTTTTTGAGCCTGATAAGGAACACATGCATCATAAACTGCTTGATCTTGATCTGGATGCCCGACAGGTGCTCTCACTTGTAGTGGGACTTCAGATTCTTTCAGGATTCGCCATTTTGATTTTCGGGTTTG